The Haloterrigena turkmenica DSM 5511 genome includes the window TCGCTCACCCGGAAGAGACGACCGCTGACGGCCAAAGGCTTGTAGGCGGGGCCATGGTACGACCGCTCCCATGAGCGAGTCCGGCGAGAGCGCGAGCGAGGAGACGTCGAACACGATGGTCGACCGCGTTCACGGCGGCCGACCGATGCTGTGGTTCCTGGTCGAAGGAAACCGCGTTCTCGTCGCCGCCCTGATGCTCGCCGTTTCCTACACAATCCTCGTCGTTCTCGGCACGTTCGGCCCCGGCTCCATTTCGAAGCTGTTCGATCCCGCGCCGATCGCCTCGACGTTCACCCCGACGATCATCGGGATCATCATGGGCGTCACGCTCGTGTTGACGTTCAACCAGTTCGTCCTCGCCGAGGAACTCGGCCCCGTCGGCGATCAGCGCGAGCGCATGGTCGGTGCGATGGAGTTCCGTCGGGACACCGAAGACGCCGTCGATCGGACGACTAGCCCCCCCGAACCCTCCGCATTCCTCCGCGGCCTCGTCGAAGCGACCGGGAACCGGGCCGCGGAACTCATCGACGCGCTCGAGTCCGATCCCGACCTCGACGAGGCGGTTCGCGAGGACGTCCGCGAGTACGCCGAGGGGATCGCCGCCGACGCCGAGCGGGTCGCCGCCGACCTCGAGGGCAAACAGTTCGGTCGGTTCGAGGTCGTCAAGGCCGCGCTGGAGTACAACTACTCCTGGAAGATCTACATCGGCAACCGGGTTCGGAACCGCCACGAGGAGGCGCTTCCCGACACCATCGACGAGCGACTCGAGGAGTTACTCGAGGTGCTCGGCTTCTTCGGACCCGCCCGCGAACACTTCAAGACGCTGTACTTTCGGTGGGAGATCATCACCCTCTCGCGGTCGCTGGCTTACCTCGCCCTACCAGCGCTGGCGGTTTCGGCGTACATGATCCTCGTATTCGAGGTGGGTGACGTGGCCGGGGTGATTGCGGGGTTCGATCAGGGACTGTTGTTCGTCGGCCTCGCCTTCGCCGTCGGCGTGATGCCCTTCGCGATCTTTCTGTCGTACATCCTCCGGGTCGTCACCGTCGCGAAGTGGACGCTCGCGATCGGCCCGTTCATCCTCCGGGAGACCGATCGGGGAGAGGACATCGGCTGGGAGTAGTCAGGAGTCTTCGCCGTATTCTACGTGGAAGGGGCCCTCGTCGGGATCCTTCTGGGGGACCATCGGACCGACCGAGGCAGTTCGGCGCGTGACGGTCGCGGTCCGGAGGATGTAGGAGACGAGGAGGGACAGCGGTGAGAGGCCGACAATGATCAGTCCGGTGGTGATGAACGGGAGCACGGCGACGCTGACGCTCGGTCCCGCGAAGTCGCCGTACAGGAGGCCGATCAGGATCGCGGACAGGATCGACGGCACGCCCCAGTAGATCGTGAGCTGGGAGAATCGGGTGAGTTCCCGCTGCAGGTAGGTCGTCTTGAGCTGTTCGCGGGCCACGCCGAACAGCTTCAGGGAGTCGATCAGCTCGTCGAGACGCTCCGACGCCGTCGGCGACAGTTCGTCGCCGTACTCGCCGCGCAGGTGTGTGCCCACGTGTAGGTGCCACGCCTCGTCGTAGTTGATCGCCGCGGAGATGGCCGTGAACGAGCCGAACTCGCCCTCTTCGAGAACCTCGTCGACGCGTCCGGTCCGCTTCTGGACCGCGTTTGTGTACCGCGTAATCGGCTCGCGGACCTCGTCGTCGCTATTTTCGACCGCGTCGGCGAGGTCGGCGGCGTCGTGACGGATCGATTCGACGAGCAACTCGAGGATCCGCGTCGGCGTGGCCGGGCTCGCCGGAACCATCGCGGTCGTCGCGACCTTCCGCCGGAAGTCGATGACGCCCTCGAGGCGGTCTCGCGCTCTACCGGCCGCGCTGAACTCTTGAGAGAGGATGAGCTGGTTGACCGAAACGACTAGCGTTACCAGCGAGAACGTGCCCGCGATCATGCCGCTTGCGACGCGCGTGACGGAGTTGGGATTCGTAAACGAGATGATGCCGAGCCAGCGGAGAACGACCAGTAGCGCGAGGATGACGCCCGACAGGAGCACCGCGACCGCCACGCGGTCCCCCTCGACGACGAACCACTCTCTGAATCCAGCCAGTACGCTCGACTGCTCCCCGACGTTTGCCCCGAAGGACTCGAGCGTCTCGTCGGTCTCAGAGGGACTCATGGCGACACGTTCCACGGACCCGACAATAAGGGCCTGCATTGCACACTGCTCGCAGCCCCACCGGACCACAGCGGAGTCGACGGGAGCGCCGGTCGTCCCGACGAACAGTCAGGACGCTCGATACTCGGCCGTTCGCGAGCGCTCGGAAACTGCCGCTTCAGGGCCTACACTGAAATGCGTCGACAGTGTCGGTCCGATACATGCTCGGTGACGGAACTTACGCCCTGCTGGCGAGGGTGGTGCGACGGCGATGACCCGACCGGAGTCGACGAGCCGACGCCGACTTCTCGCGGCGGTCGGCGCGGGCGTCTCGGCCGCGGTCGCCGGTTGTACCGGCAGCGGGGGCCTCGGCGGCGAACCCTCCTACGAGGACGGCAACGGCGTCGAGATAAACGCCAGCAACGTCTCCAACCGGACGACGTCGGAGATGTCCACGGCGGCCGCGCTCGCCAACCAGCAGCCGTCCCAGTCCGTGACGCCGCTGGATCCCCTCTCCGTAACCGACCACCAGTTCGTCGTCGAGGGAGGCTATCTCGGCTCGACCGTGCAGGGAACCGTCGAGAACACGGGCAGCGATCGGATCCAGATCGTCGAAGTGCGAACCCGGATCTACGACGACGCCGGCAACCTGCTCGGCCGCTATCTCGCGACCACCGGCGATCTCGACGGGGGCGAGACCTGGGAGTTCCAGGTGATCGTCCTCGAGGCGCCGTCGGACGTCGCCGCCTACGACATCGCCGTGCTGGGAACACCGTCCTAACGGCCCCACCTCGTCGATCGGACGGACTGACCGCCGTCAGCCGGACTCCTCGAGGAGTTCGTCGGCGACGCCCTCGGTGACGAGTTCGAAGGCGATATCGAGCGCGTACGCGGGACGTCCTTTTCCGGTCGGCGACGTCTCTTCGGTTTCGACTTCCTCGACGAACCCCTCGTCCTCGAGTCGGTAGAGCGACCGCATCACGTCCGCCTCGGTGAGCGTCCCGATGACGCCCACGTCGACGCCCTCGAGTTGAGTCCTACAGACGCGTCGCAGTTCGTGGGTCTGGACGGGCGTCTCGCCGCGCCGGTGCAGTTCGGCGACGCCGAGTAAGACGACCTGATTGGTCAGCGAAATTTCGTCGAACGCGTCCATATTCGTCTCCGTATCCGTGCCCATACTCAGGGTTCAACGTCGACTGTGGTAGTCGTTGCCCCACTATCCACTGCGAGAAAACGATCGCGCGGTCTCCGACACGAACCGGTCGCCGCCTGCTTCGCTATCTTCGCCGGCGAACTCAGGCGTTCTCCTCGTCTTGGAGCTCCGCGAGTTCGGCCTCGACTTCGCTGTCGTCGACCTCCGCTTCCATGTCCTCGATGTCCTCCTCGACGGCCTCGCTCTCGACGTCGCCGGCCGGTTCGGCGTCGGTCTCGCCGCCGCCCTCTCCCATCTCGGATTTCAGCGTCTCGAGTTCGGCTTCGA containing:
- a CDS encoding FxLYD domain-containing protein — protein: MTRPESTSRRRLLAAVGAGVSAAVAGCTGSGGLGGEPSYEDGNGVEINASNVSNRTTSEMSTAAALANQQPSQSVTPLDPLSVTDHQFVVEGGYLGSTVQGTVENTGSDRIQIVEVRTRIYDDAGNLLGRYLATTGDLDGGETWEFQVIVLEAPSDVAAYDIAVLGTPS